One genomic window of Erinaceus europaeus chromosome 7, mEriEur2.1, whole genome shotgun sequence includes the following:
- the A2M gene encoding alpha-2-macroglobulin has translation MGKKKLLQQRLNLLFLVLLLKDASVSGKPQYMVLVPHLLHTGTPEKGCVHLSHLNETVTVSASLESVRENRSLFTNLVAEEDLFHCVSFTVPAFQHDEEIMFLTVQVKGATHKFQKRSTVMVKSKENLAFIQTDKAIYKPGQTVKFRIAVINEDFHPQNVMIPLVYIEDPKGNRITQWQDIQLKSGLKQLAFPLSSEPFYGSYKVVAQKESHGRAEHSFTVEEFVLPKFEVQITMPRIITILEEAMNVSVCGIYTYGKPVPGHVTMNVCRKFNNPSNCHGEESKAICENFSKELNSQGCFTQQVETKIFQMKRQGYNMNLEVEAKIQEEGTGVELSGKASSEITRTITKLSFVKVDSNFRQGIPFFGQVRLVDGKGIPMPNKLITITATEAKHYSNATTDEHGLAQFSINTTKITSSSLTIRVSHKDARQCYGYHWLSEENEDAYYTANLVFSPSKSFVYLEPMTGEMPCGQIQKLQVHYILNGKVKQELKELVFYYLVMAKGGIVYSRTHALPMEEGDMSGHFSLTFPVESNIAPVARVLIYAILPDGEVIGDSARYEVENCLPNKVNLSFTSAQSFPASKAHLHVKASPMSLCALRAVDQSVLLMKPEAELSTASVYNLLPVRDLTGLPHGLDEQVEDCVDHNAVFINGIMYSPVSNTNEKDMYSVLEDMGLKVFTNSKIHKPKLCAQLQYFRTGAMASQHRILGGPSPAMAELLSAEEDATMLDMSLPITETVRKYFPETWIWDLVEIDSSGVAEVEVQVPDTITEWKAGAFCLSEESGLGLSPTASLQVFQPFFVDLTLPYSVIRGEAFTLKATVLNYLPNCIWVSVHNEESSAFIAVPQEKEQESYCICGNERKTVSWAVTPKLLGNVTFTVSAEALKSEHLCGTEMTVVPQYGKKDTIIKSLLVEPEGLEVERTFTNLFCPEGEELTGKVSLKLPSNVVEESARASFSVLGDTMTNAMKNTQNLLQMPYGCGEQNMVLFAPNIYVLDYLNETQQLTPDIKSKAIGYLNTGYQRQLKYKHFDGSYSTFGEMYGRSESNTWLTAFVLKSFAQARTYIFIDEAHITQALRWLSQKQKENGCFRSSGSLLNNAIKGGVEDEVTLSAYITIALLEIPLPVTHPVVRNALYCLESAWKSEKEGHHKNHVYTKALLAYAFALANNQDKKSEVLNSLNDEAVKEGDYIHWERPQKLHEQTDYFAEHRAPSAEVEMTSYVLLAYLTTQSAPTTEDLTSATHIVKWIIRQQNSQGGFSSTQDTVVALHALSKYGKVTFTKTENSAQVTIQSPAFSKVFKVDHDNRLLLQQITLPSVLEEYNLVAKGERCVYLQTSLKYNILPKDIKSPFVLEVQTLPEICDGRKAHTSFQVLMNVSYIGSRPASNMVIADVKMVSGFIPLKSTVKTLERSNHVSRTEVSNNHVLIYLDKVTNETQSLSFTVKQDIPVRELKPALVKVYDYYETGEYAVSQYSAPCSKEQGNA, from the exons GTCCCAGCATTTCAACATGATGAAGAGATAATGTTCCTCACTGTTCAAGTGAAAGGAGCAACCCACAAATTCCAGAAACGAAGCACAGTGATGGTTAAAAGCAAGGAGAATCTGGCTTTTATCCAGACAGACAAAGCCATCTATAAACCAGGACAGACAG TGAAATTCCGAATTGCTGTAATAAATGAGGATTTTCACCCCCAGAATGTAATG ATACCTCTAGTATACATTGAG GACCCCAAAGGAAATCGTATCACACAGTGGCAAGATATCCAGTTAAAGAGTGGTCTCAAGCAATTGGCCTTTCCCCTCTCATCAGAGCCCTTCTATGGCTCCTATAAGGTGGTGGCACAGAAAGAGTCACATGGAAGGGCAGAACACTCCTTTACTGTGGAAGAATTTG TGCTTCCAAAGTTTGAAGTTCAAATAACCATGCCAAGGATAATTACTATTTTGGAAGAAGCAATGAATGTGTCAGTGTGTGGCAT CTATACATATGGGAAGCCTGTCCCAGGGCATGTGACCATGAATGTATGCAGAAAGTTTAATAATCCTTCTAACTGCCATGGTGAAGAGTCAAAAGCCATCTGTGAGAATTTTAGTAAAGAG CTAAATAGTCAAGGCTGCTTCACTCAGCAAGTGGAAACCAAGATTTTCCAGATGAAAAGACAAGGATATAATATGAATCTTGAAGTAGAGGCCAAGATCCAAGAAGAAGGAACAG gGGTAGAATTATCTGGAAAAGCATCCAGTGAAATAACAAGAACCATCACCAAACTCTCATTTGTGAAAGTGGACTCAAATTTTAGACAAGGAATCCCCTTCTTTGGGCAG GTGCGCCTAGTAGATGGGAAAGGTATCCCCATGCCAAATAAGCTCATCACCATCACAGCCACTGAGGCTAAACATTATTCCAATGCCACCACCGATGAGCATGGCCTGGCACAGTTCTCAATCAACACCACCAAAATCACAAGCAGCTCTCTCACCATCCGT GTCTCACACAAAGATGCTAGGCAATGTTATGGCTATCACTGGCTGTCAGAAGAAAACGAAGATGCGTATTATACTGCTAATCTTGTATTCTCACCAAGCAAGAGCTTTGTCTACCTTGAACCCATGACTGGTGAAATGCCTTGTGGCCAAATTCAGAAGCTCCAAGTACATTATATACTGAATGGAAAGGTTAAACAAGAACTGAAGGAGCTTGTATTCTATTATCTG gtaatgGCAAAGGGAGGAATAGTCTACAGTAGGACTCATGCATTACCTAtggaagagggagaca tgagtggccatttttctctgaCATTTCCTGTGGAGTCAAACATTGCTCCTGTTGCTCGAGTGCTCATCTATGCCATTTTACCTGATGGGGAGGTAATCGGTGATTCTGCAAGATACGAGGTTGAAAACTGCCTGCCCAACAAG GTGAATTTGAGCTTCACTTCAGCACAAAGTTTTCCAGCCTCAAAAGCTCACCTGCACGTCAAAGCTTCTCCCATGTCTCTTTGTGCGCTCCGAGCTGTGGACCAGAGTGTGCTGCTTATGAAGCCTGAGGCAGAGCTCTCTACAGCCTCG GTGTATAACTTGCTACCAGTAAGGGACCTCACTGGCTTACCTCATGGTTTAGATGAACAAGTAGAAGATTGTGTTGATCATAATGCTGTCTTTATCAATGGGATCATGTATTCTCCAGTatcaaatacaaatgaaaaagatATGTACAGTGTCCTTGAG GATATGGGATTAAAGGTATTCACTAACTCAAAGATTCATAAGCCCAAATTATGTGCACAGCTTCAATACTTTCGAACAGGGGCAATGGCATCACAGCACAGAATTCTAGGTGGGCCTTCTccag CCATGGCTGAATTACTAAGTGCTGAGGAAGATGCAACTATGTTAGACATGTCTTTGCCTATCACAGAGACTGTGAGAAAATACTTCCCTGAGACTTGGATCTGGGATTTGGTAGAGATAGA CTCATCAGGTGTAGCGGAAGTAGAAGTGCAAGTCCCTGACACCATTACTGAGTGGAAGGCAGGGGCCTTCTGCCTGTCAGAGGAGAGTGGGCTTGGTCTCTCCCCTACTGCTTCTCTCCAAGTCTTTCAACCTTTCTTTGTGGATCTCACCCTGCCATATTCTGTGATCCGTGGAGAGGCCTTCACTCTCAAGGCCACTGTTCTCAACTACCTTCCTAACTGCATCTGG GTCAGTGTGCACAATGAAGAATCTTCTGCATTCATAGCTGTCCCACAAGAGAAGGAACAAGAATCCTATTGCATCTGTGGGAATGAAAGGAAAACCGTGTCCTGGGCAGTGACACCAAAGTTATTAG GAAATGTGACTTTCACTGTGAGTGCAGAGGCATTGAAGTCTGAACATCTGTGTGGAACTGAGATGACTGTGGTTCCTCAatatggaaagaaagacacaattATCAAGTCCCTATTGGTTGAA CCTGAAGGACTAGAGGTTGAAAGAACATTCACCAATCTTTTTTGCCCAGAAG GTGAGGAACTAACTGGAAAAGTGTCTCTGAAGCTGCCATCAAATGTGGTAGAAGAATCTGCTAGAGCCTCATTCTCAGTTTTGG GAGACACAATGACCAATGCCATGAAAAACACACAGAATCTCCTGCAAATGCCCTATGGCTGTGGTGAACAGAATATGGTCCTCTTTGCTCCTAACATCTATGTTCTGGATTATCTAAATGAAACACAGCAGTTAACACCAGACATCAAGTCCAAAGCTATTGGCTACCTCAACACTG GTTACCAGAGACAGCTGAAATACAAGCACTTTGATGGCTCCTATAGCACTTTTGGGGAAATGTATGGCAGAAGTGAGAGTAATACCTG GCTCACAGCCTTTGTACTGAAGAGTTTTGCCCAGGCTCGAACCTACATCTTCATTGATGAAGCACACATTACCCAAGCCCTCAGATGGCTTTcccaaaagcagaaagaaaatggtTGTTTTAGGAGTTCTGGGTCACTGCTAAACAATGCCATTAAG ggTGGAGTAGAAGATGAAGTGACCCTTTCTGCATATATCACCATTGCCCTTCTGGAAATTCCTCTTCCTGTCACT CATCCTGTTGTCCGCAATGCCTTGTACTGCCTGGAGTCAGCCTGGAAatcagaaaaggaaggacaccatAAAAATCATGTCTATACCAAAGCACTGTTGGCTTATGCTTTTGCCCTGGCAAATAATCAGGACAAAAAGAGCGAAGTACTTAACTCACTTAATGATGAAGCTGTGAAGGAAG GAGATTACATCCACTGGGAACGACCTCAGAAACTTCATGAACAAACAGACTATTTTGCCGAACACCGGGCTCCCTCTGCAGAGGTGGAGATGACTTCCTACGTGCTCCTTGCTTATCTCACTACCCAGTCAGCACCAACCACAGAGGACCTGACTTCTGCCACACATATTGTAAAGTGGATTATAAGGCAACAAAATTCCCAGGGGGGTTTCTCCTCTACCCAG GACACAGTTGTGGCTCTTCATGCTTtatccaaatatggaaaagtcaCTTTTACCAAGACAGAGAATAGTGCACAGGTCACAATACAATCTCCAGCATTCTCCAAAGTCTTCAAAGTGGACCACGACAATCGCCTGCTACTACAGCAGATTACATTACCAAGTGTGCTCGAAGAATATAACTTGGTAGCAAAGGGAGAAAGATGTGTCTACCTCCAG ACATCCTTGAAATATAATATCCTCCCAAAAGACATAAAGTCCCCATTTGTTCTGGAGGTACAGACACTGCCTGAAATTTGTGATGGACGCAAAGCCCACACCAGCTTCCAGGTATTAATGAACGTCAG TTACATTGGGAGCCGGCCTGCCTCCAATATGGTGATTGCTGATGTGAAGATGGTATCTGGTTTCATTCCCCTgaagtcaacagtaaaaaca cttgaAAGGTCTAACCATGTGAGCAGGACAGAAGTCAGTAATAACCATGTTTTGATTTACCTAGATAAG